In one Effusibacillus pohliae DSM 22757 genomic region, the following are encoded:
- a CDS encoding glycerophosphodiester phosphodiesterase, whose protein sequence is MKQWFKRLSGAVLAVVVVLAISAPTPQTFAAQSDQSALLSPADKILNIAHRGASGHAPEHTLAAYEKAVQMKADYIEIDLQMTKDGVLVAMHDETLDRTTNGTGYVKDHTLAEIKRLDAGSWFNRKHPDKANPTYVGLQVPTLEEILQTFGPEGHYYIETKEPGLYPGMEEELLRILAKYKLTGQDGRPPDVIIQSFSPHSLQKIHRLNPAIPLIQLMWYDPATPGKATITDAELNRIKQYAVGVGPNYRKIDQAYVVKVRRHGLLIHPYTVDDAKDMKRLLDWGVTGLFTGYPDVLRDVLKSGKV, encoded by the coding sequence ATGAAGCAGTGGTTCAAACGTCTGTCCGGCGCTGTTCTGGCGGTGGTGGTGGTGCTGGCCATCAGCGCTCCGACGCCGCAGACTTTCGCCGCCCAGTCGGATCAGTCGGCGCTTCTGTCGCCTGCGGACAAGATTCTCAACATCGCCCACCGCGGCGCCTCCGGTCATGCGCCTGAGCATACACTGGCGGCTTACGAGAAGGCTGTCCAGATGAAGGCAGATTACATTGAAATCGATCTGCAGATGACAAAAGACGGCGTCCTGGTCGCGATGCACGATGAAACGCTGGACCGTACCACCAACGGAACGGGGTACGTGAAAGACCATACGCTGGCGGAGATCAAACGGCTGGACGCGGGGTCCTGGTTCAATCGGAAACATCCGGACAAGGCCAACCCCACTTATGTCGGGTTGCAGGTTCCCACCCTGGAAGAGATTTTGCAGACATTCGGACCTGAGGGGCACTATTATATCGAGACAAAGGAACCGGGGTTGTATCCCGGCATGGAGGAGGAACTGCTGCGGATTCTGGCCAAATACAAACTGACTGGACAAGATGGCCGTCCGCCGGACGTCATCATCCAGTCGTTCAGCCCGCACAGCCTGCAAAAAATTCATCGGCTGAATCCGGCGATTCCGCTGATCCAGTTGATGTGGTACGATCCGGCAACACCGGGCAAAGCAACGATCACCGATGCGGAGTTGAACCGGATCAAGCAATATGCGGTCGGCGTCGGGCCCAACTACCGCAAAATCGATCAGGCCTACGTGGTAAAAGTGCGCCGCCACGGATTGCTGATCCATCCGTACACGGTGGACGACGCAAAAGACATGAAGCGGCTTCTCGATTGGGGCGTGACCGGCCTGTTCACCGGCTATCCGGACGTGTTGCGAGACGTGTTGAAAAGCGGGAAAGTATAA
- the queC gene encoding 7-cyano-7-deazaguanine synthase QueC, which yields MQAKNKAVVILSGGLDSTTCMAVAQDGGLELWPLTFFYGQKHSIELESAKRVAAHYGCGNRHFIADLNGLIRGSALTDADKDIPVGRTEAEMQAEIPSTYVPARNIVFLAVALSYAEAIGAEAIYIGVNALDYSGYPDCRPEFIEAFQEVINKGTVAGAHGDGIRIEAPLQHLTKADIVRLASRLNAPLELTHSCYQGTDPACGVCDSCQLRIKGFKEAGVKDPVAYAIEIDW from the coding sequence ATGCAAGCAAAAAATAAGGCGGTGGTCATCCTGTCCGGCGGCCTGGATTCCACCACCTGCATGGCGGTGGCCCAGGACGGCGGGCTTGAGCTGTGGCCGCTCACCTTTTTTTACGGACAAAAACATTCGATTGAGCTGGAATCAGCAAAGCGGGTGGCCGCCCACTACGGCTGCGGGAACCGCCACTTCATCGCCGATCTGAACGGTCTCATCCGCGGTTCGGCCCTGACGGACGCGGACAAGGACATTCCGGTCGGCCGCACGGAAGCCGAGATGCAGGCGGAAATTCCGTCCACCTACGTACCGGCCCGCAATATCGTGTTTCTGGCGGTGGCGCTTTCCTACGCGGAAGCGATCGGCGCGGAAGCGATTTACATCGGCGTCAACGCGCTGGATTATTCGGGTTACCCGGATTGCCGGCCGGAATTTATCGAGGCGTTTCAGGAAGTGATCAACAAAGGCACGGTGGCGGGCGCGCACGGCGACGGCATCCGCATCGAGGCCCCGCTGCAGCATCTGACGAAAGCGGACATCGTCCGCCTGGCCAGCCGGTTGAACGCGCCTTTGGAACTGACCCATTCCTGCTACCAGGGCACCGACCCGGCCTGCGGCGTCTGCGATTCCTGCCAACTCCGCATCAAAGGGTTCAAGGAAGCGGGCGTGAAAGACCCGGTTGCGTATGCGATCGAGATCGATTGGTAG
- a CDS encoding radical SAM protein, with protein sequence MKVNEIFFSIQGESSSIGLPTVFVRFTGCNLRCTYCDTKYSYYEGEPDTPEGIMEKIRSYGVKRVCLTGGEPLIQPREEMQRLLDLLAAEDYEVSIETDGSIDISKICLHDRQRFILDMKVPSSGMSDRMDFANLRRIVPERDEIKFVVGNREDYEWSKRLIANYDLDPAKGYRLIFSPIFGGLTYRELVEWVLEDRLDARFQVQLHKIVWDPQLRGV encoded by the coding sequence GTGAAAGTGAATGAGATTTTTTTCTCGATTCAGGGGGAATCCAGTTCGATCGGCCTGCCGACCGTGTTCGTCCGGTTTACCGGCTGCAATCTGCGCTGCACCTACTGCGACACCAAATATTCCTACTATGAGGGAGAACCGGATACGCCGGAAGGGATCATGGAAAAGATTCGCTCCTACGGCGTCAAACGGGTCTGTCTGACCGGCGGCGAGCCGCTAATTCAGCCGCGCGAGGAGATGCAGCGGCTGCTCGACCTGCTGGCGGCAGAAGACTACGAAGTGTCGATCGAAACGGACGGATCGATCGACATCTCAAAAATTTGCCTGCACGACCGGCAACGGTTCATCCTCGACATGAAAGTGCCGTCATCCGGCATGTCGGACCGGATGGATTTTGCCAATCTTCGGCGGATCGTGCCGGAACGGGACGAGATCAAGTTTGTCGTCGGCAACCGGGAGGATTATGAGTGGTCGAAACGGCTGATCGCCAACTACGATCTCGACCCGGCGAAAGGGTACCGGTTGATCTTTTCCCCGATTTTCGGGGGTTTGACGTATCGCGAGCTGGTTGAATGGGTCCTGGAGGACCGATTGGACGCCCGCTTCCAGGTGCAATTGCACAAGATCGTTTGGGATCCTCAGCTACGGGGGGTGTGA
- the queD gene encoding 6-carboxytetrahydropterin synthase QueD, translating into MDRKQPFHTKQVSVTKIFTFDSAHRLDDYIGKCANLHGHTYKLEVEVKGRTDHRGIVIDFTDLKKIVNEQIISKYDHQFLNDLLPFHTTAENMVVFFFGIIDTYLKQLEAAPPVRLQRVRLWETPTCYAEITREDFDRESE; encoded by the coding sequence GTGGACCGGAAGCAACCGTTTCACACGAAGCAAGTCTCGGTGACCAAGATTTTCACGTTCGACTCGGCCCACCGGCTGGACGATTATATCGGAAAATGCGCCAATCTGCACGGCCATACGTATAAACTGGAAGTGGAAGTGAAAGGCCGCACCGATCATCGGGGGATCGTGATCGATTTTACCGATCTGAAGAAAATCGTCAACGAACAGATCATCTCCAAGTACGATCACCAGTTTCTCAACGACCTGCTGCCGTTTCACACGACCGCCGAAAATATGGTCGTCTTTTTCTTTGGGATCATCGACACTTACCTGAAACAGCTGGAAGCGGCTCCGCCAGTTCGGTTGCAGCGCGTCCGCTTGTGGGAAACGCCGACCTGCTATGCGGAGATCACGCGGGAGGATTTCGACCGTGAAAGTGAATGA
- a CDS encoding ATP-binding protein, whose translation MPTALEAVIEYSKELKLPMIRKHIEEYVQEAMQQDISYEEFLAHLLQKECDARREASRYNRIRLAEFTHKKYLEDLVVGDLPQMNNTAPTGSRQHTCFCLLWKMDPDTGASGTVPLHHTARR comes from the coding sequence ATGCCCACCGCTCTTGAAGCGGTCATCGAATACAGCAAGGAATTGAAACTGCCCATGATCCGTAAACATATCGAAGAGTATGTCCAGGAGGCGATGCAGCAGGATATAAGTTACGAGGAATTTCTGGCCCACCTGCTGCAGAAGGAATGTGACGCCCGGCGGGAAGCTTCACGGTACAACCGGATTCGCCTGGCGGAATTTACGCATAAGAAATATCTCGAAGATCTGGTCGTTGGTGATTTGCCACAGATGAACAACACTGCACCAACCGGAAGTCGACAGCACACCTGTTTTTGTTTATTATGGAAAATGGATCCCGACACTGGGGCAAGTGGTACTGTGCCGCTGCACCACACGGCACGCCGCTGA